Proteins found in one Magnetofaba australis IT-1 genomic segment:
- the gltA gene encoding citrate synthase, translating into MAKNSVTITDNRTGKTVEFDIKQGTCGPPVVDIAKFYKEFGLFTLDPGFRSTASCESKLTFIDGDKGVLQHRGYSIEELAEKSTYLEVCYLLDMGELPTQAQFDEFKHLIATHTMVHEQLLRFYSGYRRDAHPMALMVGVVGALSAFYHDSLNIRDPRHREITVHRLVAKIPTIAAAAYKYSKGQPFVYPNNKLSYSANFLTMMFDTPCDEYVPHPVVVRAMDRILILHADHEQNASTSTVRLAGSSLANPFSAVSAGISALWGPAHGGANEAVLRMLKEIGTADRIPEFIQRAKDPDDPFRLMGFGHRVYKNTDPRARVLKQSCDEVLEVVGAGEQEIFKIAMKLEEIALQDEYFIQRKLFPNVDFYSGIILSAIGIPTNMFTCIFAVARTIGWITQWKEMIEEPGQAIGRPRQLYTGYDIRPYKPISERG; encoded by the coding sequence ATGGCCAAGAACAGCGTAACGATTACGGATAACCGAACTGGAAAAACCGTTGAGTTTGATATCAAACAGGGCACCTGTGGGCCGCCCGTGGTTGATATCGCCAAGTTTTACAAAGAATTTGGACTGTTCACCCTGGACCCTGGGTTTCGCTCCACCGCCTCGTGCGAATCCAAATTGACTTTCATCGATGGTGATAAGGGCGTGCTGCAGCATCGCGGCTACAGCATCGAAGAGCTGGCTGAAAAAAGCACCTATCTGGAAGTGTGCTATCTGCTGGATATGGGCGAGCTGCCGACCCAGGCGCAGTTCGACGAGTTCAAGCATCTGATCGCCACCCACACCATGGTGCATGAGCAGCTGCTGCGCTTCTACTCCGGCTACCGTCGCGACGCCCACCCCATGGCGTTGATGGTGGGCGTGGTGGGCGCGCTGTCGGCCTTCTATCACGACTCGTTGAACATTCGCGATCCGCGTCACCGCGAGATCACCGTACACCGTCTGGTGGCCAAGATCCCCACCATCGCGGCGGCGGCGTACAAGTACTCCAAAGGTCAGCCGTTCGTCTATCCCAACAATAAGTTGAGCTATTCCGCCAACTTCCTGACCATGATGTTCGATACCCCGTGCGACGAGTATGTGCCGCACCCGGTGGTGGTGCGCGCCATGGATCGGATTTTGATCCTGCACGCCGACCACGAGCAGAACGCCTCCACCTCCACCGTGCGTCTGGCCGGCTCCTCCCTGGCCAACCCGTTCTCGGCGGTGTCGGCGGGCATCAGCGCGTTGTGGGGACCGGCCCACGGCGGCGCCAACGAAGCGGTGCTGCGCATGCTCAAGGAGATCGGCACCGCCGATCGCATCCCCGAGTTCATCCAGCGCGCCAAGGATCCCGACGATCCGTTCCGTCTGATGGGCTTCGGCCACCGCGTTTACAAGAACACCGACCCCCGCGCTCGCGTGCTCAAGCAGTCGTGCGACGAGGTGTTGGAAGTGGTGGGCGCAGGTGAGCAGGAGATCTTCAAGATCGCCATGAAGCTCGAAGAGATCGCCCTGCAGGACGAGTATTTCATCCAGCGCAAACTGTTCCCCAACGTCGATTTCTACTCCGGCATCATCCTGTCGGCCATCGGCATCCCCACCAACATGTTCACCTGTATTTTCGCCGTGGCGCGCACCATCGGCTGGATCACCCAGTGGAAAGAGATGATCGAAGAGCCGGGGCAGGCCATTGGCCGTCCGCGCCAGCTCTACACCGGCTACGACATTCGCCCCTACAAGCCAATCTCCGAGCGCGGCTGA
- a CDS encoding dynamin family protein codes for MSGPSSQIVRRMESLEKHLKEENPILLQAVQRFRELDAVAYRMGILDPEESYATRVPWWPLISVLGTFSAGKSTFINSFLNSKLQRSGNQAVDDKFTVICFSQEEESRTLPGLALDADPRFPFYQVSRDIESVAAGEGRRIDAYLQLKTCPSEAVRGKILVDSPGFDADAQRDSTLRITDHIMDLSDLVLVFFDARHPEPGAMRDTLSHLVKNTIHRPDSNKFLFVLNQVDCTVSEDNLEDVVAAWQRSMSQSGLTAGRFYQIYNEEAATPIEDPAMRERYQSKSRADLAEINDRIGQVETERVYRIVGVLEFAARLIQDELAPKVGELLKRWRKMVLIGDAVVLGLLAILSLTALFTSALPWPAPNPAELDWTQPEGGFGIAHFGAALSVAVVLGIAGYLHGLIRKFSAKSILSHLPKEIANPDLLEATRKSFRFSTRPGRFLFLKSAAGWGGASQRGINDVLTGAAAFVQDLNDQFTNPSGDAPNPVLEKAPKNTPESADSTSA; via the coding sequence ATGAGCGGCCCCAGCAGCCAAATCGTTCGCCGAATGGAAAGTCTGGAGAAGCACCTCAAAGAGGAGAATCCGATTCTGCTGCAAGCGGTGCAGCGTTTTCGCGAACTGGACGCGGTGGCCTATCGCATGGGCATTCTCGACCCCGAGGAGTCCTACGCCACCCGCGTGCCGTGGTGGCCGCTGATCTCCGTGCTAGGCACCTTCAGCGCCGGCAAATCCACTTTTATCAATAGCTTCCTCAACAGCAAGCTGCAGCGCTCGGGCAACCAGGCGGTGGATGACAAATTCACCGTCATCTGCTTCTCGCAAGAGGAGGAGTCGCGCACCCTGCCCGGTCTGGCGCTGGACGCCGACCCGCGCTTCCCCTTCTACCAGGTGAGCCGCGATATCGAGTCGGTGGCCGCCGGTGAAGGGCGCCGCATCGACGCCTACCTGCAACTGAAGACCTGTCCGTCGGAAGCGGTGCGCGGCAAAATTCTGGTGGACTCCCCGGGCTTCGACGCCGACGCCCAGCGCGACTCCACCCTGCGCATCACCGACCACATCATGGACCTGTCGGACCTGGTGCTGGTGTTCTTCGACGCCCGCCACCCGGAACCGGGCGCCATGCGCGACACCCTCTCGCATCTGGTCAAGAACACCATCCACCGCCCCGACTCCAATAAATTCCTGTTTGTGCTCAATCAGGTGGACTGCACCGTCAGCGAGGACAATCTGGAGGACGTGGTGGCGGCGTGGCAGCGCTCCATGTCGCAATCGGGTCTGACCGCCGGACGCTTCTATCAGATCTATAATGAAGAGGCGGCCACTCCCATCGAAGACCCGGCCATGCGTGAGCGCTATCAATCCAAGAGCCGCGCCGATCTGGCCGAGATCAACGACCGCATTGGTCAGGTGGAGACCGAGCGGGTCTACCGCATCGTCGGCGTGCTGGAGTTCGCCGCGCGTCTGATTCAAGACGAACTGGCGCCCAAGGTGGGCGAACTGCTCAAACGCTGGCGCAAAATGGTCCTCATCGGCGATGCCGTGGTGTTGGGTCTACTGGCCATTCTCAGCCTCACCGCGCTGTTCACCTCCGCCCTGCCCTGGCCTGCGCCCAACCCGGCGGAGCTGGATTGGACCCAACCCGAAGGCGGCTTCGGCATCGCCCACTTCGGCGCGGCGTTGAGCGTCGCGGTGGTGCTGGGCATCGCCGGTTATCTGCACGGACTAATCCGCAAATTCTCGGCCAAGAGCATTCTCTCGCACCTGCCCAAGGAGATCGCCAATCCCGATCTGCTGGAGGCCACGCGCAAATCGTTCCGCTTCAGCACCCGCCCCGGCCGCTTCCTGTTCCTGAAGTCCGCCGCCGGGTGGGGCGGCGCCAGTCAGCGCGGCATCAACGACGTCCTCACCGGCGCCGCCGCGTTCGTGCAGGACCTCAACGATCAGTTCACCAATCCCTCGGGCGACGCGCCCAATCCGGTGCTGGAGAAAGCCCCCAAAAACACGCCGGAAAGCGCCGATTCGACCAGCGCCTAA